Proteins encoded together in one Pseudomonas sp. Seg1 window:
- a CDS encoding IclR family transcriptional regulator gives MEKTSDSNGKQKVRSAEVGTDILKALAELSPSTSLSRLAEHVQMPASKVHRYLQALIASGFAEQNTATNHYGLGREALRVGLAALNSMDVLKVAALPLSELRDELNETCFLAVWGNQGATVVHIEPAVRAVTVVTQLGSVLPLLSSSTGLVFSAYLPHRETDELREQEIAAANHPLADEKAYAILCEQIRERGLHHVHGLLMPGVDALSAPVFNAVGQVAAVLTIVGPTSLFHADENGPAAQRLLAATRAVSWRMGFETPAP, from the coding sequence ATGGAAAAAACCAGCGACAGTAACGGCAAACAGAAAGTGCGCTCCGCCGAAGTCGGCACCGACATCCTTAAGGCTTTGGCCGAATTGTCGCCTTCCACTTCGCTGTCACGTCTGGCCGAACATGTACAGATGCCGGCGAGCAAAGTGCATCGCTATTTGCAGGCGTTGATCGCCTCGGGGTTTGCCGAGCAAAACACCGCCACCAACCATTACGGCCTCGGCCGTGAGGCGCTGCGCGTGGGCCTGGCCGCCCTCAACAGTATGGACGTGCTGAAAGTCGCTGCCCTGCCGCTGTCCGAATTGCGCGACGAACTCAACGAAACCTGTTTTCTGGCGGTGTGGGGCAATCAGGGTGCAACCGTTGTGCACATCGAACCGGCGGTGCGCGCGGTGACGGTGGTCACGCAGTTGGGCTCGGTGTTGCCGTTGCTCAGCTCCTCCACCGGGCTGGTGTTCAGTGCCTACCTGCCGCATCGGGAAACCGACGAATTACGTGAGCAGGAAATCGCTGCTGCCAATCACCCGTTGGCCGATGAAAAGGCTTACGCCATCTTGTGTGAACAGATTCGCGAACGCGGTCTGCATCATGTGCATGGTTTGCTGATGCCGGGGGTGGATGCCTTGTCGGCACCCGTGTTCAACGCGGTGGGGCAAGTTGCAGCGGTGCTGACCATCGTCGGCCCGACTTCGTTGTTCCACGCCGACGAAAACGGCCCGGCGGCGCAGCGGTTGTTGGCTGCGACGCGGGCCGTGAGTTGGCGGATGGGATTCGAGACGCCTGCACCCTGA